In Prescottella soli, a genomic segment contains:
- a CDS encoding aminodeoxychorismate/anthranilate synthase component II: protein MRILVVDNYDSFVFNLVQYLGQLGTQAEVWRNDDPRLTGEDAIAAAAREFDGILLSPGPGTPQRAGATMPLVGACAAARTPLLGVCLGHQAIGAAFGATVDRAPELLHGKTSLVHHNDTGVLAGLPDPFTATRYHSLTVLEDTIPAELEVTAHTDSGIVMAMRHRELPIHGVQFHPESVLTQGGHRMLANWLGVCGQAPAEALVATLENEVARSLGDALTR from the coding sequence ATGCGCATTCTGGTCGTCGACAACTACGACAGCTTCGTGTTCAACCTGGTCCAGTACCTGGGTCAGCTCGGAACGCAGGCCGAAGTGTGGCGCAACGACGACCCGCGACTGACCGGGGAGGACGCCATCGCGGCCGCCGCGCGCGAGTTCGACGGCATCCTGCTCAGCCCCGGTCCCGGCACCCCACAGCGCGCGGGCGCGACGATGCCGCTGGTCGGTGCATGCGCCGCGGCGCGGACCCCGCTGCTGGGCGTGTGCCTCGGCCACCAGGCGATCGGTGCCGCGTTCGGTGCCACCGTCGACCGGGCGCCGGAACTGCTGCACGGCAAGACCAGCCTCGTCCACCACAACGACACCGGCGTGCTCGCCGGGCTGCCCGACCCGTTCACCGCGACCCGCTACCACTCGCTGACCGTCCTCGAGGACACCATCCCCGCCGAGCTGGAGGTCACCGCCCACACCGACAGCGGCATCGTGATGGCGATGCGGCACCGCGAGCTGCCGATCCACGGCGTGCAGTTCCACCCCGAGTCGGTACTCACCCAGGGCGGTCACCGGATGCTCGCGAACTGGCTCGGCGTGTGCGGGCAGGCGCCCGCCGAGGCCCTCGTCGCGACGCTCGAGAACGAGGTCGCCCGGTCGCTGGGAGACGCGCTCACCCGCTGA
- a CDS encoding peptidoglycan D,D-transpeptidase FtsI family protein → MNTPLRRVALAVMVMVAALLANATYVQVIKADDLRNDPRNSRVLLDEYSRQRGQISAGGQVLAASVPTDDRYKYLRVYPPNPASPSSPLANAPVTGFYSMQYGSTGLEKAEDPVLNGSDNRLFSDRFFDLVSGRDPRGGNVVSTIDPVMQQVAYDELTAKGYTGSVVAIEPSTGNILAMASTPSYDPNRLSGHDGAETAAAWDELSADPDKPMLNRAVSATYPPGSTFKVVVTAAALENGANPDEQLTAAPNITLPGTSTTLENYNGTTCGGGPTASLREAFARSCNTAFVELGIKTGADALAQQAKAFGIGPNTPGVPIPVADSTIGPIPDDAALGQSSIGQRDVALTPLQNAEIAATIANGGMRMESHLVSQLQSPDLSNLATTSPKSVGRAVSPEVAATLTQLMIGSENNTAGGGKIPGVQIASKTGTAEHGNDPRNTPPHAWYIGFAPAQNPTVAIAVIVEDGGDRALAATGGSVAAPIGRAVIAAGLQRG, encoded by the coding sequence ATGAACACACCGCTCCGCCGCGTCGCGCTGGCCGTCATGGTGATGGTCGCCGCGCTGCTAGCCAACGCCACCTACGTGCAGGTCATCAAGGCCGACGACCTGCGCAACGATCCGCGCAACTCGCGCGTGCTGCTCGACGAGTACTCGCGCCAGCGCGGCCAGATCTCCGCGGGCGGGCAGGTGCTCGCCGCGTCGGTCCCCACCGACGACCGCTACAAGTACCTGCGCGTGTACCCGCCGAACCCGGCGTCGCCGTCGAGCCCGCTCGCGAACGCGCCCGTCACTGGCTTCTACTCGATGCAGTACGGCAGCACCGGGCTGGAGAAGGCCGAGGACCCGGTCCTCAACGGCTCCGACAACCGCCTGTTCAGCGACCGATTCTTCGACCTGGTGTCGGGACGCGATCCGCGCGGCGGCAACGTCGTCAGCACGATCGATCCGGTGATGCAGCAGGTCGCGTACGACGAGCTGACCGCGAAGGGCTACACGGGGTCGGTGGTCGCGATCGAGCCGAGCACCGGCAACATCCTGGCGATGGCGAGCACCCCCAGCTACGACCCCAACCGGCTGTCGGGCCACGACGGCGCCGAGACCGCGGCGGCGTGGGACGAACTGAGCGCCGACCCGGACAAGCCGATGCTCAACCGCGCGGTGTCCGCCACGTACCCGCCCGGTTCGACGTTCAAGGTCGTCGTCACCGCGGCGGCACTGGAGAACGGCGCGAACCCGGACGAGCAGCTGACCGCGGCACCGAACATCACGCTGCCGGGCACGTCGACGACGCTCGAGAACTACAACGGCACCACGTGCGGCGGCGGCCCGACGGCCTCGCTGCGGGAGGCGTTCGCGCGCTCGTGCAACACCGCGTTCGTCGAGCTGGGCATCAAGACCGGGGCCGACGCGCTCGCCCAGCAGGCGAAGGCGTTCGGCATCGGCCCCAACACGCCCGGTGTCCCGATCCCGGTGGCCGACAGCACGATCGGGCCCATCCCCGACGACGCCGCGCTCGGCCAGTCCAGCATCGGCCAGCGGGACGTCGCGCTGACGCCGCTGCAGAACGCGGAGATCGCCGCGACCATCGCGAACGGCGGCATGCGGATGGAATCGCACCTGGTGTCGCAGCTGCAGAGCCCGGACCTGTCGAACCTGGCGACCACGTCGCCGAAGTCGGTCGGTCGCGCGGTGTCCCCCGAGGTGGCCGCGACGCTGACCCAGCTGATGATCGGCTCGGAGAACAACACTGCCGGTGGCGGCAAGATCCCGGGTGTCCAGATCGCGTCCAAGACGGGCACCGCCGAGCACGGCAACGACCCGCGCAACACCCCGCCGCACGCCTGGTACATCGGGTTCGCGCCGGCCCAGAATCCGACGGTCGCGATCGCCGTCATCGTCGAGGACGGCGGCGACCGGGCGCTCGCCGCGACCGGCGGCTCGGTCGCGGCCCCGATCGGACGAGCGGTCATCGCGGCGGGATTGCAGAGGGGATGA
- the pknB gene encoding Stk1 family PASTA domain-containing Ser/Thr kinase, whose protein sequence is MTTPRNLSSRYELGEILGFGGMSEVHLGRDLRLSRDVAIKVLRADLARDPTFYLRFRREAQNAAALNHPAIVAVYDTGEAETDAGPLPYIVMEYVDGDTLRDILRAEGPMAPRRAMEVIADVCAALDFSHRNGIVHRDMKPANIMINRAGAVKVMDFGIARAMADGQSTMTQTAAVIGTAQYLSPEQARGDQVDARSDVYSLGCVLFELLTGEPPFKGDSPVAVAYQHVREDPKTPSLVNPAVPRALDSVILKAMSKNPANRYQSAAEMRSDLVRVLGGQRPSAPMVMTDEDRTTILGAVDTATSTSSGYQAEPARTATATAAPTVIPPADPPKKRNTTRNVLVAVAVLVVVGIIGAFAASLLSTPTKVSVPNVAGRSVQEAETMLRNAKLDSTIQTRPDPVVANGNVIGTNPAAGTSVDENSSVTLQVSSGPEQVQVPKLAGLSQEDAEKALGAAGLRLDSDVNRAASDASQLDMVVSQEPSAGAKINLDSTVAITLGSGPEQVRVPNVIGQTIDIAQPNIEGAGFKVQVEKVDSGKPEGEVISTSPSGGATAAKGDTIRLQVSNGKHFTMPDLTEMSVSQAVDALRRAGWTGSSNQLSQTKQPTLDKDLVGKVVGQTQPPGSDVAKNAQLTVAVGELGIPR, encoded by the coding sequence ATGACGACGCCGCGCAATCTCTCCTCCCGGTACGAGCTGGGCGAGATTCTCGGGTTCGGTGGCATGTCCGAGGTGCACCTCGGACGGGACCTGAGGCTCAGCCGCGACGTCGCGATCAAGGTGCTGCGCGCCGACCTGGCCCGCGACCCCACGTTCTACCTGCGGTTCCGCCGCGAGGCGCAGAACGCGGCCGCGCTGAATCACCCGGCGATCGTCGCGGTGTACGACACCGGCGAGGCCGAGACGGACGCCGGTCCGCTGCCGTACATCGTCATGGAGTACGTCGACGGTGACACGCTGCGCGACATCCTCCGCGCCGAGGGGCCGATGGCTCCGCGGAGGGCGATGGAGGTCATCGCCGACGTGTGCGCGGCGTTGGACTTCAGTCACCGCAACGGCATCGTGCACCGGGACATGAAGCCCGCCAACATCATGATCAACCGCGCGGGCGCGGTGAAGGTGATGGATTTCGGTATCGCACGCGCGATGGCCGACGGGCAGAGCACGATGACGCAGACCGCCGCCGTGATCGGCACCGCGCAGTACCTGTCGCCGGAGCAGGCCCGCGGCGACCAGGTGGACGCCCGCTCGGACGTCTACTCGCTCGGTTGCGTGCTGTTCGAACTCCTGACCGGTGAGCCCCCGTTCAAGGGTGATTCACCGGTGGCGGTCGCCTACCAGCACGTGCGGGAGGATCCGAAGACGCCGTCGCTGGTGAATCCGGCGGTGCCGCGGGCACTGGATTCGGTGATCCTCAAGGCGATGAGCAAGAACCCGGCCAACCGCTACCAGAGCGCCGCCGAGATGCGCAGCGATCTGGTGCGGGTGCTCGGAGGTCAGCGTCCGAGCGCGCCGATGGTGATGACCGACGAGGACCGCACCACCATCCTCGGTGCCGTCGACACCGCCACGAGCACCAGTTCCGGCTACCAGGCCGAGCCGGCGCGCACGGCGACGGCGACGGCCGCGCCGACGGTGATTCCGCCGGCGGATCCTCCGAAGAAGCGGAACACGACCCGCAACGTGCTGGTCGCGGTCGCCGTGCTGGTCGTGGTCGGCATCATCGGCGCGTTCGCGGCCTCGCTGCTGTCCACACCGACGAAGGTGTCGGTGCCCAATGTCGCGGGCCGCAGCGTGCAGGAGGCCGAGACGATGCTGCGCAACGCGAAGCTCGACTCGACCATTCAGACCAGGCCCGACCCGGTGGTGGCGAACGGCAACGTCATCGGCACCAACCCGGCGGCGGGCACGTCGGTGGACGAGAACAGCAGCGTCACGCTGCAGGTGTCGTCGGGCCCCGAGCAGGTGCAGGTGCCCAAGCTCGCCGGCTTGTCGCAGGAGGACGCGGAGAAGGCGCTGGGCGCGGCCGGCCTGCGGCTGGACTCCGACGTGAACCGTGCGGCGTCGGATGCGAGCCAGCTCGACATGGTCGTCAGTCAGGAGCCGTCGGCCGGCGCGAAGATCAACCTCGATTCCACCGTGGCGATCACGCTCGGCTCGGGCCCCGAGCAGGTGCGCGTGCCGAACGTCATCGGCCAGACGATCGACATCGCGCAGCCGAACATCGAGGGCGCCGGGTTCAAGGTCCAGGTCGAGAAGGTCGACTCCGGCAAGCCCGAGGGTGAGGTGATCTCCACCTCGCCGTCCGGCGGGGCGACCGCGGCGAAGGGCGACACGATCCGCCTCCAGGTGTCGAACGGCAAGCATTTCACGATGCCCGACCTGACGGAGATGTCGGTGTCGCAGGCCGTGGACGCGCTGCGCAGGGCCGGCTGGACGGGCTCGTCGAACCAGCTGTCGCAGACGAAGCAGCCGACCCTCGACAAGGATCTGGTCGGCAAGGTCGTCGGCCAGACGCAGCCGCCGGGCAGCGACGTCGCGAAGAACGCACAGCTGACGGTGGCCGTCGGCGAACTGGGGATCCCCCGGTAG
- a CDS encoding serine/threonine-protein kinase has translation MSLTNGSVIGGRYRLQRLIATGGMGQVWEATDSRLDRRVAVKVLKAEFSSDPEFLERFRIEARTTAQLNHPGIAGVYDYGETRDEAGANLAYLVMELVAGEPLNAVLARVGRLSVPHALDMLEQTGRALQVAHSAGVVHRDVKPGNILITPSGQVKITDFGIAKAVDASPVTRTGMVMGTAQYIAPEQALGQEATAASDVYSLGVVGYEALSGRRPFGGGGTLTVAMKHVQEPPEPMPADLPAPIRELIDIALTKDPAGRYANGGEFADAVAAVRAGRRPPPPGRVPTAATRVVPPVAAAGPTAMMPTQQRNYSGDTGRVAPPPGDGDSGSGWTSGQKALAWAGGGLLALATIVTFGLLLFGGGGDKPSAPAVTSTSRTPVTTTRTTTTVPPQTTTTTTPPPTTTTTTTTTPPPPTFTTTTPPRTTTTTTPPRTTTTTTEPETTTTTTTATTTTATQGQQ, from the coding sequence ATGTCGTTGACGAACGGATCGGTGATCGGCGGCCGCTATCGCCTGCAGCGGCTGATCGCCACCGGCGGCATGGGTCAGGTGTGGGAGGCCACCGACAGCCGCCTCGACCGCCGCGTCGCCGTGAAGGTGCTCAAGGCCGAGTTCTCGTCGGACCCGGAGTTCCTCGAACGGTTCCGCATCGAGGCCCGTACCACCGCGCAGCTCAACCATCCGGGCATCGCGGGCGTGTACGACTACGGCGAGACCCGTGACGAGGCCGGTGCCAACCTCGCCTACCTGGTCATGGAACTGGTGGCGGGCGAACCTCTCAACGCGGTGCTCGCGCGCGTGGGCCGCCTGTCGGTTCCGCACGCCCTGGACATGCTCGAGCAGACCGGACGGGCGCTGCAGGTCGCGCATTCGGCCGGTGTCGTGCACCGCGACGTCAAGCCCGGCAACATCCTCATCACCCCGTCCGGGCAGGTGAAGATCACCGACTTCGGCATCGCGAAGGCGGTCGACGCCTCCCCGGTCACCCGCACCGGCATGGTGATGGGCACCGCGCAGTACATCGCCCCGGAGCAGGCGCTGGGCCAGGAGGCGACCGCCGCGAGCGACGTGTACTCGCTCGGCGTGGTCGGCTACGAGGCGCTGTCGGGCCGCCGCCCGTTCGGCGGCGGCGGCACCCTGACGGTCGCGATGAAGCACGTGCAGGAGCCGCCGGAGCCGATGCCGGCCGATCTACCGGCGCCGATCCGTGAGCTCATCGACATCGCGCTGACGAAGGACCCGGCCGGGCGCTACGCCAACGGCGGCGAGTTCGCCGACGCCGTCGCCGCGGTCCGCGCCGGACGCCGGCCACCTCCACCGGGTCGCGTGCCGACGGCCGCGACGCGCGTGGTCCCGCCGGTCGCGGCCGCGGGGCCGACTGCGATGATGCCGACGCAGCAGCGCAACTACTCCGGTGACACCGGCCGAGTTGCGCCGCCGCCGGGCGACGGTGACAGTGGTTCCGGCTGGACCAGCGGCCAGAAGGCGCTCGCGTGGGCCGGTGGCGGTCTGCTCGCGCTCGCCACGATCGTCACGTTCGGCCTGCTGCTCTTCGGGGGCGGAGGCGACAAGCCGTCCGCGCCGGCGGTCACGTCGACGAGCCGGACGCCGGTGACGACGACCCGCACGACGACCACCGTGCCGCCGCAGACCACGACGACCACCACACCCCCGCCGACCACGACGACGACAACCACGACGACGCCGCCGCCGCCGACATTCACGACTACGACGCCGCCGCGGACCACGACGACCACCACGCCGCCGCGGACCACGACGACGACAACCGAGCCCGAGACCACGACCACCACGACAACGGCCACGACAACCACGGCCACGCAAGGACAGCAATGA
- a CDS encoding FHA domain-containing protein FhaB/FipA: MQGLILQLTRAGFLLLLWLFVWAVIRALRNDVYAGAGGGRVASRYTRRPSVLPALSKQKVAKHLVVTQGALAGTRITLSSQPVLIGRADDSTLVLTDDYASTRHARLSPRGADWYVEDLGSTNGTYLDRAKVTTAVRVPLGTPVRVGKTVIELRP; the protein is encoded by the coding sequence GTGCAGGGACTGATTCTCCAACTGACGCGAGCAGGCTTCCTGCTGCTGCTCTGGCTCTTCGTGTGGGCCGTGATCCGGGCCCTGCGCAACGACGTCTACGCGGGGGCGGGCGGCGGACGTGTCGCGTCGCGGTACACGCGGCGCCCGTCGGTGCTGCCGGCGCTCAGCAAGCAGAAGGTCGCGAAGCACCTGGTGGTGACGCAGGGCGCGCTTGCCGGCACCCGCATCACGCTGAGCAGCCAGCCGGTCCTCATCGGTCGTGCCGACGACTCGACGCTCGTGCTCACCGACGACTACGCGTCGACCCGGCACGCACGCCTGTCGCCGCGCGGCGCCGACTGGTACGTCGAGGATCTCGGCTCGACCAACGGCACCTACCTGGACCGGGCCAAGGTCACCACGGCGGTCCGCGTCCCGCTCGGCACCCCGGTGCGCGTCGGCAAGACAGTGATCGAGCTACGCCCGTGA
- a CDS encoding DUF3662 and FHA domain-containing protein: MGIVQRFERKLQGAVGDAFARVFGGGVVPQEVESALQAEAADRVQQLDGGHYLAPNSYVITINESDHEKLSSDHELTVKSFARHLEGYIREQGWQTYGDIEVRFEPSPTLHTGQFRTTGSVDPDARRGNAGEPGPGPRAGRAPVPVSPNPGAGPMTQNSGYEPGRDPKDRGQDHDQSRNGNAHPGHDQAQGYQQDYPQGYTERYDQGYGGAPQQGGYPQDAGYPQQGGYQGGGYQQGYNQQYDAQQYDAQQYDAQQPYPGQYPGYHQDYNQSGYDQGYQGGYDQQGGYDQGYGQQQQGYGYDQQGYDQQGSYDQQGYNQAYGQQGYDQGYQAGYAPEAGRTFTVTLQLEDGSGRFYQLREGNNIVGRGQEAQFRLPDTGVSRRHLDIRWDGQVAMLSDLGSTNGTTVNGAQVQDWQLADGDVIRAGHSEILVRIL; encoded by the coding sequence GTGGGGATCGTTCAACGTTTCGAGCGCAAGCTTCAGGGGGCTGTCGGTGACGCCTTCGCGCGCGTCTTCGGCGGGGGCGTCGTACCTCAGGAAGTGGAATCCGCGCTGCAGGCTGAGGCGGCCGACCGCGTCCAACAACTCGACGGAGGCCACTACCTGGCCCCCAACAGCTACGTGATCACGATCAACGAGTCCGATCACGAGAAGCTGTCCTCGGATCACGAGTTGACCGTGAAATCTTTTGCCCGACACCTCGAGGGATACATCCGCGAACAGGGGTGGCAGACGTACGGTGACATCGAAGTCCGATTCGAGCCGTCCCCGACACTGCACACCGGGCAGTTCCGCACGACGGGATCGGTCGATCCGGACGCACGCCGCGGCAACGCCGGCGAACCCGGACCCGGTCCCCGAGCGGGACGTGCCCCCGTACCCGTTTCACCGAACCCAGGAGCAGGCCCCATGACCCAGAACTCCGGCTACGAGCCAGGACGCGACCCCAAGGATCGCGGCCAGGACCACGATCAGTCGCGCAACGGCAACGCGCACCCGGGTCACGATCAGGCGCAGGGCTACCAGCAGGACTACCCGCAGGGGTACACCGAGCGCTACGACCAGGGCTACGGCGGCGCGCCCCAGCAGGGCGGCTACCCGCAGGACGCGGGCTACCCGCAGCAGGGCGGCTACCAGGGCGGCGGCTACCAGCAGGGGTACAACCAGCAGTACGACGCGCAGCAGTACGACGCGCAGCAGTACGACGCGCAGCAGCCGTACCCGGGCCAGTACCCCGGCTACCACCAGGACTACAACCAGTCCGGCTACGACCAGGGCTACCAGGGCGGCTACGACCAGCAGGGCGGCTACGACCAGGGCTACGGCCAGCAGCAGCAGGGCTACGGCTACGACCAGCAGGGCTACGACCAGCAAGGGTCCTACGACCAGCAGGGGTACAACCAGGCGTACGGCCAGCAGGGCTACGACCAGGGCTACCAGGCCGGGTACGCGCCCGAGGCGGGGCGCACGTTCACCGTGACGCTGCAGCTCGAGGACGGCAGCGGGCGCTTCTACCAGCTGCGCGAGGGCAACAACATCGTCGGACGCGGTCAGGAGGCCCAGTTCCGCCTGCCCGACACTGGCGTCTCGCGCCGGCACCTCGACATCCGCTGGGACGGTCAGGTCGCGATGCTCTCCGATCTCGGGTCCACCAACGGCACCACCGTGAACGGCGCGCAGGTCCAGGACTGGCAGCTCGCCGACGGTGACGTGATTCGCGCCGGACACTCCGAGATCCTGGTGCGCATCCTCTGA
- a CDS encoding PP2C family protein-serine/threonine phosphatase: MTLVLRYAARSDRGLVRANNEDSVYAGARLLALADGMGGHAAGEVASQLMIAALAHLDDDEPGEDLLGKLDAATREGNATIADHVEEDPELEGMGTTLTAILFAGSKLGLVHIGDSRAYLLRDDQLTQITRDDTFVQSLVDEGRITAEQAHTHPQRSLIMRALTGNEVEPTLIMREARSGDRYLLCSDGLSDVVSDETIANTMREGTHDECADRLIELALRSGGPDNVTVIVADVIDLDYGQSHPIVGGAASDDEEETPPPNTAAGRAAAMRPPRAAPKRVTPVPEEPPKKSHKLRWTLIVLGLVVLVAGGLVVGRSMIRNYYYVGASDEQVTVLRGVPGSVLGYSLQDSALVGCITDSGILTIVDPNTRPSDCRVLKVDDLQPSAREQVRAGLPSGSQDDATEQMRRLAANDLLPLCVPEPTPVPTPTPTPAPAPAPAPAGEPAPPPAPTTAAPPPATPTPAPIEQIPGQNCRTGS, from the coding sequence GTGACCCTTGTTCTGCGCTACGCGGCCCGCAGCGACCGCGGTCTGGTTCGCGCCAACAACGAAGACTCCGTGTACGCCGGTGCCCGCCTGCTCGCGCTCGCCGACGGGATGGGCGGCCACGCGGCCGGCGAGGTCGCATCGCAGTTGATGATCGCCGCCCTCGCACACCTCGACGACGACGAGCCGGGCGAGGACCTGCTCGGCAAGCTCGACGCCGCCACCCGCGAGGGCAACGCGACCATCGCCGACCACGTCGAGGAGGATCCCGAGCTCGAGGGCATGGGCACCACGCTCACGGCGATCCTGTTCGCGGGCAGCAAGCTGGGCCTGGTCCACATCGGCGACTCGCGCGCCTACCTCCTGCGCGACGACCAGCTCACGCAGATCACCCGCGACGACACGTTCGTGCAGTCCCTCGTCGACGAGGGCCGCATCACCGCGGAGCAGGCCCACACGCACCCGCAGCGGTCGCTCATCATGCGGGCTCTCACCGGCAACGAGGTCGAGCCGACGCTGATCATGCGCGAGGCGCGCTCCGGTGACCGCTACCTGCTGTGTTCCGACGGCCTGTCCGACGTGGTCAGCGACGAGACGATCGCGAACACGATGCGGGAGGGCACCCACGACGAGTGCGCCGACCGGCTCATCGAACTGGCGCTGCGCAGCGGCGGACCCGACAACGTCACGGTCATCGTGGCCGACGTCATCGACCTCGACTACGGCCAGAGTCATCCGATCGTCGGTGGCGCCGCCTCCGACGACGAGGAGGAGACGCCGCCGCCGAACACCGCGGCCGGCCGGGCCGCGGCGATGCGGCCGCCGCGCGCTGCCCCCAAGCGGGTGACCCCGGTCCCCGAGGAACCCCCGAAGAAGTCGCACAAGCTGCGCTGGACGCTGATCGTGCTCGGGTTGGTCGTGCTGGTCGCCGGTGGCCTCGTCGTGGGCCGCTCGATGATCCGCAACTACTACTACGTCGGCGCGTCCGACGAACAGGTCACCGTGCTGCGGGGCGTCCCCGGGTCGGTCCTCGGCTACTCGCTGCAGGACAGCGCGCTCGTCGGCTGCATCACCGACAGCGGCATCCTCACGATCGTCGACCCGAACACCCGGCCGAGCGACTGTCGCGTGCTCAAGGTCGACGACCTGCAGCCGTCGGCTCGCGAGCAGGTGCGCGCCGGTCTGCCGTCGGGTTCTCAGGACGACGCGACCGAACAGATGCGTCGACTGGCCGCGAACGACCTGCTGCCGCTGTGCGTGCCGGAACCGACGCCCGTGCCGACGCCTACTCCGACACCGGCCCCGGCGCCCGCACCCGCACCCGCCGGCGAGCCGGCACCGCCGCCCGCGCCGACGACCGCGGCTCCGCCCCCTGCCACCCCGACACCGGCGCCGATCGAACAGATCCCGGGCCAGAACTGCAGGACCGGTAGCTGA
- a CDS encoding FtsW/RodA/SpoVE family cell cycle protein, whose translation MSTTSDAPFPSPPSGFAAAPVQSNRRNTELVLLCCAIAITTMSLVLVEASQEQTLTWDLAKYGIAYAVMFLVAHLAVRRFAPYADPLLLPIVALLNGLGLVLIHRLDLADADSAMHQGLPVPSPDATQQVLWTALAIAGFITVLVLLRDYRLLARYSYTVGLAGLVLLAIPALLPSRFSEVNGAKIWIKLPGFSIQPGEFAKILLIIFFAAVLVAKRDLFTTAGRHFFGMDLPRARDLGPILAAWIVSVGVLVFEKDLGTSLLIFGTVLVMLYIATERVGWLLIGGALLIVGFFFAYQMFSHVRVRVNTWIDPLGDYQNTGYQISQSLFGLATGGVAGTGLGSGRPSQVPFAKTDFIIAAIGEELGLIGLAAILMLFLIFVVRGLRTALAVRDSFGKLLAAGLSFTIAIQLFVVVGGVTKLIPLTGLTTPFMSYGGSSLLANYLLLALLMKISDAARTPAAPVKKGPAPIADAPTEMLGRQ comes from the coding sequence ATGTCCACCACGTCCGACGCGCCGTTCCCCAGCCCGCCGAGCGGCTTCGCCGCCGCGCCCGTCCAGTCGAACCGCAGGAACACCGAACTGGTCCTGCTGTGCTGCGCAATCGCGATCACGACGATGTCGCTGGTGCTGGTCGAGGCGAGCCAGGAGCAGACCCTCACGTGGGATCTGGCGAAGTACGGGATCGCGTACGCGGTGATGTTCCTCGTCGCGCACCTCGCGGTGCGGCGTTTCGCTCCCTACGCGGACCCGCTGCTGCTGCCGATCGTGGCCCTGCTCAACGGGCTCGGACTGGTCCTGATCCACCGACTCGACCTCGCGGACGCCGACTCCGCGATGCACCAGGGACTGCCGGTCCCCTCCCCCGACGCGACCCAGCAGGTGCTGTGGACGGCGCTCGCGATCGCCGGGTTCATCACCGTCCTGGTGCTGCTGCGCGACTACCGACTGCTGGCTCGGTACAGCTACACGGTGGGCCTCGCCGGTCTGGTGCTGCTGGCGATCCCGGCTCTGCTGCCGTCCCGGTTCTCCGAGGTCAACGGCGCCAAGATCTGGATCAAGCTGCCCGGGTTCAGCATCCAGCCGGGCGAGTTCGCGAAGATCCTGTTGATCATCTTCTTCGCCGCGGTCCTCGTCGCCAAGCGTGACCTCTTCACCACCGCCGGCCGCCACTTCTTCGGCATGGACCTCCCCCGCGCCCGCGACCTGGGCCCGATCCTGGCGGCGTGGATCGTCTCGGTCGGCGTGCTGGTGTTCGAGAAGGACCTGGGCACGTCGCTGCTGATCTTCGGCACCGTGCTGGTGATGCTGTACATCGCCACGGAGCGGGTCGGCTGGCTGCTGATCGGCGGCGCGCTGCTGATCGTCGGGTTCTTCTTCGCGTACCAGATGTTCAGCCACGTCCGGGTGCGCGTGAACACGTGGATCGATCCCCTCGGCGACTACCAGAACACCGGCTACCAGATCTCGCAGTCGCTGTTCGGCCTCGCGACCGGCGGCGTCGCCGGCACCGGCCTGGGCAGCGGGCGACCGTCGCAGGTGCCGTTCGCCAAGACCGACTTCATCATCGCCGCGATCGGCGAGGAACTGGGCCTGATCGGTCTCGCGGCCATCCTGATGCTGTTCCTGATATTCGTGGTGCGTGGGCTGCGCACCGCGCTCGCGGTCCGCGACAGCTTCGGCAAGCTGCTCGCGGCCGGACTGTCGTTCACGATCGCGATCCAGCTGTTCGTGGTCGTCGGCGGTGTGACGAAGCTGATCCCCCTCACCGGTCTCACCACTCCGTTCATGTCGTACGGTGGATCGTCGCTGCTCGCGAACTACCTGCTACTGGCACTGCTGATGAAGATCTCCGACGCCGCCCGCACCCCCGCGGCGCCCGTGAAGAAGGGGCCTGCTCCCATCGCGGACGCTCCGACGGAAATGCTGGGTCGCCAATGA